GATGATTTTGGCGCCGGTTACTCCGGGCTCAATCTGCTGGCTGAATTCCAGCCGCACGTGCTCAAGCTGGATATGGCCCTGACCCGGGGTATCGACCAGGACCCGGTACGCCAGGCCATCGTTGCCGGTATTGTCCTGGTGTCCCAGCGTCTGGGTATCCGCATCATTGCCGAGGGCATCGAAAGCGCAGGTGAGCGCGATGCGCTGAAGGAGCTTGGCATTCGCTATATGCAGGGCTTTTTCTTCGCCCGCCCGGCGCTGGACAGGCTCTGCCTGCCCTGAACGCCAACGCACCACTGTTGGGGGCCGTTAAGCGCACGTCGCGAATGTGAGCGGCGCCCTGCCGCGAATCAGGGCGGCGTGCAATGGCCGAAACCGGATAACCCACAGGCCACATCACCCCGTAGAAGCCGCGCCTGGCGGCGAATCGAGAGATCCGCGCAAGGCCAAAGGCTTCGCCCCGCGGAGGGGCTCCTACTCAGGCTGCGTCCGGGATTTTTCTCAGAGCGCCCCGAAGACCTTCTTCGCCAGGCTGGTGGCAGCACCGGCCGGATTCTGGCGGATGCCGGCTTCCTGCTTGGCGATCATCTCGAACAGGCCTTCGAGCGCCTGCTCGGTCACGTAGCTTTCCACCGTGCTGCTCTTGGCGTCGACCACGCCAAAGCTGGCTGCCTGGCCGGCGAAGGCGTTGTACTGCTGGGCCAGACCGACCTGGTCGGTGGCCTGCTTGACGATGGGCAGGAACTTGGCGCGGATCTGTTCGCGGCTGCTCTTGTTCAGGTACTGCGTGGCCGAATCCTGCGGGCCACTGAGAATCGCCTTGGCATCGGCCACGGTCATCTTTTTCACGGCGTCGACCAGCAGCGCCTGGGCTTGCGGTACCGCCGCTTCGGCGGCCTTGTTCATGCTCGCTTCGAGCTGATCGACCTGGGCGCCCATGCCCATCATCTTCATGGTCTTGGCGGCCTTGCCGAGTTTGCCAGGCAGCTCGATACGCACGTCCGGGTTGTTGCTGAAGCCACCGGGCGTGCCCAGTTGCCTGACGGCGACTTGTGCACCCTGGATCAGCGCATCCTTGAGGCCGCCACTGGCGTCCTGCTGGCTGAGGTCGGAGAGGGACAGGGCGAAGACGTTGGCCGAAAGCAGCAGGCCAGCGGCGAACGTGGTGAGGCGCAGCATGGTGTTCATCCTTGCATCGGGGGGAAATGCCCTGAGCTTAACGGAGTCTGCGCCACTGGCAAGCCGGCCGATAGCCGTGGATGGGCAGCGCGCATTGCTATGGCTATGATCAGGGCCATGAATTCGCCGCTGCTGCTCCGAAATCCTTGCCCACCAGGCGCCTGCGACTGCCAGCGTGATGAGCTGCTGGACAGGCCGGGTGCCGATACCCGCGTGCTGCTGTTGACCCGGCAGGAGGAGCAGCGCCTGCTCGAACGCCTGGAAAACCTGCAGAGCCTGGAAGACCTCGAGCGCATGCAACAGCGCATGTTCGACAACCTGGGTATTCGCCTGCACATCGAGCCGGCCCATGGCGAGGTGCGCAGCATGCGCGGCATTCACATGCGTTTCGAGGCGCACCCGGGGTTGTGCCGCAAGACCCGGCAGAGCATTCCGGCGGCAATTCGACGAGCCATGGAGAA
This region of Pseudomonas wenzhouensis genomic DNA includes:
- a CDS encoding DUF4197 domain-containing protein, translated to MLRLTTFAAGLLLSANVFALSLSDLSQQDASGGLKDALIQGAQVAVRQLGTPGGFSNNPDVRIELPGKLGKAAKTMKMMGMGAQVDQLEASMNKAAEAAVPQAQALLVDAVKKMTVADAKAILSGPQDSATQYLNKSSREQIRAKFLPIVKQATDQVGLAQQYNAFAGQAASFGVVDAKSSTVESYVTEQALEGLFEMIAKQEAGIRQNPAGAATSLAKKVFGAL